Genomic window (Solea senegalensis isolate Sse05_10M unplaced genomic scaffold, IFAPA_SoseM_1 scf7180000015922, whole genome shotgun sequence):
TAGATCATTTgattgttaaaataataataataataatgataataacaataataaaaaaatacttttttgatattgtcagggtcagcagagaaggccctgctggccctttTGACCAGTGTGAATTGTCGGTTCAGTGTCGGGCGTAAGAGTTACGCTGGtgtatttttgaaagagatatGTAGTTGAGACAATATCGTCATATCAGTATATTAcctattatttttatgttgccttgTGAACGCTATTTAATAAAGCCGACCACTTCTCTCTGAGCCTACAAGCTTAGTTCAGCTGCTCAGCCACGCCCCTCACATGAACGTACTACGTAGTGTTGTCCCGCCCACGCTacgcatcacaacagacatttctATGAAAACATGTTGGACACGGTGCAGGtgaagagtgagagaaagaataATGGAGCTgatattttcttaaataaaatgtgtacttttactccgagACATTTTTCTTAACCAACTTCGTTACTagttcctacaaaataaaagttgtttagcagtctcagctgttagccgcagatttcggctccatgtggacttaaaacacaccagcggctcgttgtttaccgtgtccgacaccgaggctctggtctccgggtgTTGTACACTCTGGACGCCgggtttcagctctcagctgagcggccaaccagtgagctagcgagctaatccattttgttcaaaatatcattataatatcGCATATCgccattcaaacaaaaaatatcgcAACatcagttttggtccatatcgcccagccgAAGTTCAGGGTtagatataatatataatataatatgatttatttctttttttacagttctttacattactgtaaacacacaagttTAGTCTTTGTTCAAAGTTTTGTGAACAAACTGAAAGAATCTCTTTAAGGTGCTGAAGACAACAATAATCCAGTCACCGCTGTTAACATTAACTTTGTGAACACAtgacgactgaaaacacagtttatttaaatttttttccacatttttacagaaactaaaccttttatttttgaaatgtactaaagtatttttcatttcagtttcctgttttactttactttactacatTTCATTTCCCTCAAAGAACCCGAGGAAGAAGGAGCAGATGGATTTCCATTTATCGCTGCAGTAACTCTCCTGCAGCTGCATGACATCTGTCCTCGTCCGTGTCCTCCCTCTCGTCCTCTGCATGTTGCCGCTGTGCTGGACGAGCTTCATGTGAGCCTCAGCCGGTGCATTCTTACACGTTTGGGCTTTCAGGACTTTCTCTCCCTCGCAGGCGTTCGGCCTCTTCTTCAGTTTGCTCACCAGCTGTTTCCAGTACTGACTGGACTTGACGACGTACACCTGACACAGGTGTGGTTCACCAGCATAATGGCACCAGTACCTgtaagagcagaggaaacaaggaCACGAAGGAAACAGAAGACGAGGAAACTCTCTACGTTATTTTCACAAGTGATCAGACAGTTCATTTTgcttcatgtctttatctcactgtttgacttttccaacaggaatttgaagtttgtaaatcactcactctcccacaccaaagtccagagagaaaaccagtggttttaacatcacacacacacacctccatcactaagttctaatgtctgattttgtcacttcagagTTTGAAGTCCTTCATTTGgattcagtgacacaaagtgaccacacgagggcAGCAAAagtcagtctcacagtgagataacgacatgaacatgtgacgtagatatcgtgTGTCTCTTGACTGTCTCTGCTCACCTGTGCTGACTTGGTGTGTCCGTGCTGCAGTTCACCTGCAGGTTCACCATGACGTCTCCTGATGTCTGCCAGACACAGCGATGTCCCTCCTCCGTGGTCAGTCGTCCAGACACGGGCACTGAGCGGTTCCTCGCTCTCTGAGCGGGCGGAGGCGTGGATGCAGGCTGGCGAGGTTTGGCctcagtgaggaagaggaggaggaagaggaggaggaggctgcagtGAAGGACTTTCATGTTGGCTGGAGACAGACATGACAacatactgtttgtgtgtgtgtgtgtgtgtgcgcgtgcgcgtgtgtatgtgtgtgcgtgcgtgtgtgtgtgatttgtttgttttgtttttacaaaccacacacacactcaaactaaATCTGATGGTGTTTCATGATAATTCTttgaaacaaaaagacacaaaagcagAACTTGTTCCTCTGATTCATAGAAGAATCAGCAGCAACAGTTTCAGTGTTGTTCAGTGTGTTCTTACCATGTGACGCTCCAGCTCTCTGAGACGCTGTGAAACTGTGGAGCCACAAACGCCTACAAGACCAGgataaaagaggaggaggaggcgtggaTGAGGGAAATGAGGGAGACTGCACAAAGAAGATCCCTCCTCCCACACTCACCCCTCCTGAGAAAaccctgagagagagagtgtgcaaGTTTTACTAATGATGTGGGggcctaaacctgtttacaatcacattatggggacttgtcttccttgtggggacaaaaagcaaagtcaccataacgtaaatgactacatttttacattattacattacattacatgtcatttagcagtggagttgctcagtgacagcaagaagagCAGTTTCGGttgagtgacctgctttaaaaccagactgaagaggatcaagaaggttgttctggtgaaggtaggaggagagttgattaaagatagcgcgctccagagttttggagagaaaaggaagaagagagacaggtctgtagttatttacttcagacgggtcaagggtgggttttttaaggaggggggtcactctggcctctttaagagagtccggaaagcaaccatgATAGAgatattttaaggtgaagatgtgttttaaggttaggattaggattaagtctccaggaaatgaatgtaaatcaaagCAGTGTCCTCCCAGGACCTGAAGTGGAAACCCAACATTGACCCCATGATCATGAGGGCCCAGCAGAGGTTGTACTTCCTGGGTCAGGAGCTGCTGTTCCAGTTCTACATGGCAGCGGTTCAGTCTGTTCTCTGCACCTCTATcattgtttggtttggatcAGACTCCAAACTGGACAGGAACAGACTGAACCGGACCATCAGGACTGCAGAGACCA
Coding sequences:
- the fgfbp3 gene encoding fibroblast growth factor-binding protein 2 — protein: MKVLHCSLLLLFLLLFLTEAKPRQPASTPPPAQRARNRSVPVSGRLTTEEGHRCVWQTSGDVMVNLQVNCSTDTPSQHRYWCHYAGEPHLCQVYVVKSSQYWKQLVSKLKKRPNACEGEKVLKAQTCKNAPAEAHMKLVQHSGNMQRTRGRTRTRTDVMQLQESYCSDKWKSICSFFLGFFEGNEM